The Pantoea nemavictus genome includes a region encoding these proteins:
- the otsB gene encoding trehalose-phosphatase translates to MTPAVNQNSTLPSLSGGLYAFFFDVDGTLAAIQSQPESVSIPASVRQLLQQISNLSHGALALVSGRPIVQLDALVAPLEAPAAGVHGAERRDATGRVHRHSLPGDIAQTLQIELQQTLDQWPNTLLEVKGMAFALHYRNAPQYENAIMQLAEDAVARFPDLALQPGKCVVELKPQGIDKGAAVREFMQEAPFAGRIPVFVGDDLTDEKGFLAVNAMQGISVKVGEGASHARYRLNSVEAVWHWLEQLLLQLEHDNVGKEFRL, encoded by the coding sequence GTGACCCCCGCGGTTAATCAGAACAGCACGTTGCCGTCGCTAAGCGGCGGACTTTATGCCTTCTTTTTTGATGTCGACGGCACGTTGGCAGCGATTCAGTCGCAGCCCGAGTCGGTTTCAATCCCCGCCTCGGTACGCCAGCTCCTGCAACAAATTTCTAATCTTAGCCACGGCGCACTGGCACTGGTGTCTGGCCGTCCAATCGTGCAACTCGATGCCTTAGTCGCGCCGCTTGAAGCGCCCGCGGCGGGTGTGCATGGCGCTGAACGTCGCGACGCTACCGGTCGCGTGCATCGCCACAGCCTGCCGGGCGATATTGCGCAAACGCTGCAAATTGAACTGCAGCAGACGCTGGATCAGTGGCCCAACACGCTGCTGGAAGTGAAAGGCATGGCGTTTGCGCTGCACTATCGCAATGCGCCGCAGTATGAGAATGCCATCATGCAGCTGGCGGAAGACGCCGTCGCACGTTTCCCTGATCTGGCGCTGCAGCCCGGCAAGTGCGTGGTGGAGTTGAAGCCGCAGGGCATTGATAAAGGTGCCGCCGTGCGTGAATTTATGCAGGAAGCACCCTTTGCCGGACGCATTCCGGTATTTGTGGGAGACGACCTGACAGACGAAAAAGGATTTCTGGCGGTCAACGCCATGCAGGGGATTTCTGTCAAAGTCGGTGAAGGTGCCAGCCATGCACGCTATCGCCTGAACAGCGTTGAGGCCGTATGGCACTGGCTTGAACAACTATTATTACAACTAGAACATGACAATGTTGGTAAGGAGTTTAGGTTATGA
- the otsA gene encoding alpha,alpha-trehalose-phosphate synthase, which translates to MSRLVVVSNRIAIPDGSKASAGGLAVGILDALRDTGGLWFGWNGEISEFSGEDEDEELTQLEKDGITYASLPLNQNDYDQYYLQFSNTVIWPAFHYRLDLVQYQREAWDGYCRVNTLLAQRLKPLLKPDDVLWIHDYHLLPFAAELRKLGINNRIGFFLHIPFPTPEIFNALPPHQELLEMLCDYDLLGFQTESDRVAFLDSLSQLTQLQNKGEKKHRAFGNTFMTEVYPIGIEPDTIKEMAEGPLPPKMAAMKRDLGDLQNIIACERLDYSKGLPERFLAFEALLENFPQHRGKIRYSQIAPTSRGDVQAYQDIRHQLETEAGRINGKYGTLGWTPLYYLNQHFDRRLLMKIFRLTNVGLITPLRDGMNLVAKEYVAAQDPDNPGVLVLSRFAGAANELTSALIVNPYDRDEVAAALDRALTMPRTERISRYNDMMAVLRKQDISHWRESFLKDLNTLPVRSDDHGTENKVATFPKLA; encoded by the coding sequence ATGAGTCGTTTAGTCGTCGTATCTAACCGTATCGCGATTCCCGATGGTAGCAAGGCCAGCGCAGGCGGACTTGCTGTCGGTATTTTGGATGCACTGCGAGATACCGGAGGATTATGGTTTGGCTGGAACGGAGAGATCAGCGAATTCTCGGGTGAAGATGAGGATGAAGAGCTCACTCAGCTGGAAAAAGACGGAATTACCTACGCCTCGCTGCCGCTCAATCAAAACGATTACGATCAGTATTATCTGCAGTTTTCGAATACCGTGATTTGGCCCGCTTTCCACTATCGTCTCGATCTGGTGCAGTACCAGCGCGAAGCGTGGGATGGCTATTGCCGCGTGAATACGCTGTTGGCCCAGCGTCTTAAACCGCTGCTGAAGCCCGATGATGTATTGTGGATCCACGATTATCATCTGCTGCCGTTTGCTGCCGAGTTGCGCAAATTGGGCATCAACAACCGTATCGGCTTCTTCCTGCATATTCCGTTCCCGACGCCCGAAATCTTCAATGCGTTACCGCCTCATCAGGAGCTGCTGGAGATGCTGTGCGACTATGATCTGCTGGGCTTCCAGACAGAATCCGATCGCGTGGCCTTCCTGGATAGCTTAAGCCAGCTGACGCAGCTGCAGAATAAAGGTGAGAAAAAGCATCGCGCCTTTGGCAACACCTTTATGACCGAGGTGTATCCGATTGGTATTGAGCCTGACACCATCAAAGAGATGGCAGAAGGGCCGCTGCCGCCGAAAATGGCAGCGATGAAGCGCGACCTCGGCGATCTGCAGAACATCATCGCCTGCGAGCGCCTGGATTACTCGAAAGGTTTGCCGGAGCGTTTCCTCGCCTTTGAAGCCCTGCTGGAGAATTTCCCGCAGCATCGCGGCAAAATTCGCTACTCGCAGATTGCACCCACCTCGCGTGGCGATGTGCAGGCCTATCAGGACATTCGCCATCAGCTGGAAACGGAAGCGGGGCGCATTAACGGCAAATACGGCACCCTGGGCTGGACGCCGCTCTACTATCTGAATCAGCACTTTGACCGCCGCCTGTTAATGAAGATCTTCCGCCTCACCAACGTTGGCCTGATTACGCCACTGCGCGATGGCATGAACCTGGTAGCGAAAGAGTATGTGGCGGCGCAGGACCCGGATAATCCTGGCGTACTGGTGCTGTCGCGCTTTGCCGGTGCCGCGAATGAACTGACCTCGGCGCTGATCGTCAATCCCTACGATCGGGATGAAGTGGCTGCCGCGCTGGATCGCGCCTTAACCATGCCGCGCACGGAACGTATTTCGCGTTATAACGACATGATGGCGGTGTTGCGCAAGCAGGATATTTCACATTGGCGTGAAAGCTTCCTGAAAGATTTAAATACCTTGCCGGTACGCAGCGATGATCACGGTACGGAAAATAAAGTCGCTACCTTTCCGAAATTAGCGTAA
- the flhD gene encoding flagellar transcriptional regulator FlhD — protein MGTSELLKHIYDINLSYLLLAQRLINQEKASAMFRLGIDESMADALSQLTLPEMVKLAETNQLVCQFRFTDHNHINRLTQESRVDDLQQIHTGILLSSRLLRNASKDDISAKKRAV, from the coding sequence ATGGGTACATCAGAATTACTAAAACATATATATGACATCAATCTGTCATATTTGCTTCTTGCTCAGCGTTTAATTAACCAGGAAAAAGCTTCAGCAATGTTTCGTTTAGGCATCGATGAATCGATGGCCGATGCATTGTCGCAATTAACCTTACCGGAGATGGTAAAATTAGCGGAAACCAATCAACTGGTTTGCCAGTTTCGTTTTACCGACCACAACCATATTAATCGCCTGACGCAAGAGTCACGTGTGGATGATTTGCAGCAAATCCATACCGGCATTTTATTATCCAGCCGCTTACTGCGGAATGCGTCGAAAGATGACATCTCTGCGAAGAAGAGGGCTGTTTAA
- the flhC gene encoding flagellar transcriptional regulator FlhC, whose protein sequence is MAEKSIVQEARDIQLAMELITLGARLQMLESETQLSRGRLIKLYKELRGAPPPKGMLPFSTDWFMTWEQNIHSSMFCNAWQFLLKTGLSNGVEAVIKAYRLYLEQCPQSDEGPLLALTRAWTLVRFVESGMLELSDCKCCGGSFINHAHQPVGSFVCSLCQPPSRAVKRRKLSADSADTFPQLLDEQVKRAV, encoded by the coding sequence ATGGCCGAAAAAAGTATTGTTCAGGAAGCGCGCGATATTCAGCTGGCAATGGAGCTGATTACGTTGGGCGCACGACTGCAAATGCTGGAAAGTGAAACCCAGCTGAGCCGTGGTCGCCTGATTAAACTGTATAAAGAGTTGCGCGGTGCGCCACCACCGAAAGGCATGCTGCCATTCTCCACTGATTGGTTCATGACCTGGGAACAAAATATTCACTCCTCAATGTTCTGTAACGCCTGGCAGTTTCTGCTGAAAACCGGGTTGAGCAATGGCGTTGAAGCGGTGATCAAAGCTTACCGTTTGTATCTTGAGCAGTGTCCGCAATCGGACGAGGGCCCGCTGTTGGCGCTAACGCGTGCATGGACCCTGGTGCGATTCGTTGAAAGTGGCATGCTGGAATTGTCTGACTGCAAGTGCTGCGGTGGCAGCTTTATTAACCACGCGCATCAGCCAGTGGGCAGCTTTGTTTGCAGCCTGTGCCAGCCGCCATCACGTGCCGTAAAAAGACGTAAACTTTCTGCAGATTCTGCCGATACCTTTCCACAACTGCTGGATGAACAGGTTAAACGCGCCGTTTAA
- the motA gene encoding flagellar motor stator protein MotA has translation MLIILGYIVVVGSVLGGYAMVGGHLGALYQPAELIIIGGAGIGAFLVGNNGKSIKKTLKALPLLMRGSKYNKAVYMDLMALLYRLMAKSRQQGMLSLERDIEDPSQSEIFANYPRILSDKQLVDFITDYLRLMVSGNMNAFEIEALMDEEIETYEHECEVPAQSISAVGDGLPAFGIVAAVMGVVHALASADRPAAELGALVAHAMVGTFLGILLAYGFISPLASVLRQKCAETTKMMQCVKVTLLSSLNGYAPQIAVEFGRKTLYSAERPSFSELEEHVRNAKNPAKQTSDENS, from the coding sequence GTGCTGATAATTCTGGGTTATATCGTGGTCGTCGGCTCCGTGTTGGGCGGCTACGCGATGGTCGGCGGACATTTAGGCGCGCTATATCAGCCGGCGGAGCTGATCATTATCGGCGGTGCCGGTATCGGTGCCTTTTTAGTCGGCAATAATGGCAAATCGATCAAGAAGACATTAAAAGCGTTGCCATTGTTAATGCGCGGCTCGAAATATAACAAAGCTGTATACATGGATTTAATGGCGCTGCTCTATCGCCTGATGGCGAAATCCCGTCAGCAAGGCATGCTGTCATTAGAACGTGATATTGAAGACCCAAGTCAGAGTGAAATTTTCGCTAACTATCCGCGTATTTTGTCCGATAAACAGTTGGTCGATTTTATTACCGACTATTTACGTTTAATGGTCAGCGGAAATATGAACGCCTTCGAGATTGAAGCCCTGATGGACGAAGAGATTGAAACCTACGAGCACGAGTGCGAAGTACCAGCGCAAAGTATATCGGCCGTGGGTGATGGCTTACCGGCTTTCGGCATCGTTGCCGCGGTAATGGGCGTGGTGCATGCACTGGCGTCGGCCGACCGTCCGGCCGCAGAGTTAGGTGCGCTGGTTGCCCACGCCATGGTCGGTACCTTCCTCGGGATTTTACTGGCCTACGGCTTTATTTCGCCGCTGGCCTCGGTACTGCGACAGAAATGTGCCGAAACCACCAAGATGATGCAGTGCGTAAAGGTGACATTGCTCTCCAGCCTGAACGGCTACGCGCCGCAAATCGCGGTGGAGTTTGGACGTAAAACGCTCTATTCCGCTGAACGTCCGTCGTTCTCCGAGCTGGAAGAGCACGTGCGTAACGCCAAGAACCCGGCGAAACAAACTTCGGATGAGAATTCATGA
- the motB gene encoding flagellar motor protein MotB gives MKAGNRPIVLVKKRKHKGHHGSHGSWKIAYADFMTAMMAFFMVMWLLSISSPKELVQIAEYFKTPLKVALTGGQRSSDSESPIPGGGDDPTQQKGEVKKIVDMDAQKKKLEEIRLNRLREKLDQLIEADPRLKALRPHLIINMVEEGLRIQIIDSQNRPMFKTGSADVEPYMRDILRTIAPLLNDIPNKISLSGHTDDIQYGNGDRGYSNWELSADRANASRRELMIGGLDGSKMLRVVGMADTMKLKNRGANDAVNRRISLLVLNHDTEAAIEKENAESDAVQVSDPAQIIPDITAPAVPAAPTAPTGSTATPAAPAAATAPAAAATPAVSVVTPDQPSQPR, from the coding sequence ATGAAAGCTGGCAATCGCCCCATTGTGCTGGTTAAAAAGCGCAAACATAAAGGTCACCATGGCAGCCACGGTTCGTGGAAGATTGCCTATGCCGACTTTATGACGGCGATGATGGCGTTCTTTATGGTGATGTGGCTGCTCTCCATCTCCAGCCCGAAAGAGTTAGTACAAATTGCCGAATACTTCAAAACGCCGCTCAAAGTGGCGTTAACCGGCGGTCAGCGCAGCAGCGACAGTGAAAGTCCGATCCCGGGCGGCGGCGACGATCCGACGCAGCAGAAGGGCGAAGTGAAGAAAATTGTCGATATGGATGCGCAGAAGAAAAAGCTGGAGGAGATTCGCCTGAATCGCCTGCGTGAAAAGCTCGATCAGCTGATTGAAGCCGATCCGCGTCTGAAAGCGCTGCGTCCGCACCTGATTATCAACATGGTGGAAGAGGGGCTGCGCATTCAGATTATCGATAGCCAGAACCGCCCGATGTTTAAAACCGGTAGCGCAGACGTTGAGCCCTATATGCGCGACATTCTGCGCACCATTGCGCCGCTACTGAATGATATTCCGAACAAAATTAGCCTGTCAGGCCACACCGACGATATCCAGTATGGCAATGGCGATCGCGGCTACAGCAACTGGGAGCTGTCGGCCGATCGTGCCAACGCCTCACGCCGTGAGCTGATGATCGGTGGGCTGGACGGCAGCAAAATGCTGCGTGTGGTCGGTATGGCCGACACCATGAAGCTGAAAAACCGTGGTGCTAATGATGCAGTCAACCGCCGCATTAGCCTGCTGGTGTTGAATCACGACACCGAAGCGGCGATTGAAAAAGAGAATGCCGAGAGCGATGCCGTACAGGTCAGCGACCCGGCGCAAATTATTCCCGACATTACCGCACCCGCCGTACCGGCTGCGCCGACTGCCCCAACAGGTTCCACTGCGACACCGGCTGCGCCGGCGGCTGCGACGGCACCTGCGGCAGCGGCGACGCCCGCGGTGAGCGTGGTGACACCAGACCAACCCTCACAGCCGAGGTGA
- the cheA gene encoding chemotaxis protein CheA, with protein sequence MDISDFYQTFFDEADELLADMEQHLLGLDPQEPDSEQLNAIFRAAHSIKGGAGTFGFTVLQETTHILENILDGARRGEMQLSTDIINLFLETKDIMQEQLDAYKTAQEPNAESFKYICEALRQLALEAKGIAPEAPKVAEVIDIAAPVAAAGLRLQLVDLKEKEPELMLEELGNLGTVSNVVKGANSLEVTIDGVGKDDIVAVLCFVLDEAQIHFPAGAAAVAEAPVVDVVAEAVQTATVTEITPAAKREPKRAAAPAKGSESSSIRVAVEKVDQLINLVGELVITQSMLAQRSGALDPVAHGDLLNSMGQLERNARDLQESVMSIRMMPMEYVFSRFPRLVRDLASKLGKEVELTLLGSSTELDKSLIERIIDPLTHLVRNSLDHGIETPEKRLAASKTAVGNLTLSAEHQGGNICIEVIDDGAGLNRERILAKALSSGLPVSDSMSDEEVGMLIFAPGFSTAEQVTDVSGRGVGMDVVKRNIQEMGGHVEISSKQGKGTTIRILLPLTLAILDGMSVRVANEVFILPLNAVMESLQPTAEELKPLAGGERVLEVRGEYLPLVELWNVFEVQNAKTDATQGIVVILQSAGRRYALLVDQLIGQHQVVVKNLESNYRKVPGISAATILGDGSVALIVDVSALQSLNREKRVAGAAA encoded by the coding sequence ATGGACATCAGCGATTTTTACCAGACGTTTTTCGATGAAGCCGATGAGCTGTTAGCGGATATGGAGCAACACCTGTTGGGACTCGATCCCCAGGAGCCCGATTCCGAGCAGTTGAATGCCATCTTCCGCGCCGCCCACTCCATCAAGGGCGGAGCCGGTACGTTTGGCTTTACGGTTTTACAGGAAACCACCCACATCCTGGAAAACATTCTGGATGGTGCGCGCCGCGGCGAGATGCAGCTCAGCACCGATATCATCAACCTGTTTTTGGAAACCAAAGATATTATGCAAGAACAGCTCGATGCCTATAAAACGGCGCAGGAGCCCAACGCAGAAAGCTTTAAATACATCTGCGAAGCGCTGCGTCAGCTGGCACTGGAAGCGAAGGGCATCGCGCCTGAAGCGCCAAAAGTCGCCGAAGTGATTGACATCGCTGCACCGGTTGCCGCCGCAGGTCTGCGCCTGCAGCTGGTTGATCTGAAAGAGAAAGAGCCGGAGCTGATGCTGGAAGAGCTCGGCAATCTCGGCACGGTCAGCAACGTGGTAAAAGGCGCTAATTCGCTCGAAGTGACCATCGATGGCGTCGGCAAAGATGACATCGTCGCCGTGCTGTGCTTTGTACTCGATGAAGCGCAGATCCACTTCCCGGCAGGCGCGGCGGCAGTGGCCGAAGCGCCGGTGGTGGACGTGGTCGCTGAAGCGGTGCAAACCGCCACCGTTACCGAGATTACGCCGGCAGCGAAACGTGAACCTAAGCGTGCAGCGGCACCGGCCAAGGGCAGTGAATCCAGCAGCATCCGCGTGGCAGTGGAGAAAGTGGACCAGCTGATTAACCTGGTGGGCGAACTGGTGATCACCCAATCGATGCTGGCGCAGCGCTCCGGCGCGCTGGATCCGGTGGCGCACGGCGACCTGCTGAACAGCATGGGCCAGCTGGAGCGTAACGCCCGCGATCTGCAAGAGTCGGTGATGTCGATTCGTATGATGCCAATGGAGTATGTCTTCAGCCGCTTCCCGCGCCTGGTGCGCGATTTGGCCAGCAAGCTGGGCAAAGAGGTGGAACTGACGCTGCTTGGCAGCTCGACCGAACTGGATAAGAGCCTGATTGAACGCATCATCGATCCGTTAACGCACCTGGTGCGTAACAGCCTCGATCACGGTATCGAAACCCCGGAAAAACGTCTGGCTGCCAGCAAAACGGCAGTCGGTAACCTGACGCTGTCCGCGGAACATCAGGGCGGCAACATCTGCATCGAAGTGATCGATGACGGTGCCGGTCTGAACCGTGAACGTATCCTGGCTAAAGCGCTGTCGTCTGGCCTGCCGGTGAGCGACAGCATGAGCGATGAAGAAGTCGGCATGCTGATCTTCGCGCCGGGCTTCTCCACCGCCGAACAGGTCACTGACGTGTCGGGCCGTGGCGTGGGCATGGACGTGGTGAAACGTAACATTCAGGAGATGGGCGGCCACGTCGAAATCTCCTCGAAGCAGGGCAAAGGCACCACTATTCGCATCCTGCTGCCGCTGACGCTGGCGATCCTCGACGGCATGTCGGTGCGCGTGGCCAACGAAGTGTTCATTCTGCCGCTCAACGCGGTGATGGAATCACTGCAGCCAACCGCTGAAGAGTTAAAACCGCTGGCCGGTGGCGAGCGCGTGCTGGAAGTGCGAGGCGAGTATCTGCCGCTGGTTGAGTTGTGGAATGTGTTTGAGGTGCAAAACGCCAAAACCGACGCCACGCAAGGCATTGTGGTGATTCTGCAAAGCGCAGGCCGTCGCTATGCGCTGCTGGTCGATCAGCTGATTGGTCAGCATCAGGTGGTAGTGAAAAACCTTGAAAGCAACTATCGCAAAGTGCCGGGGATTTCAGCCGCCACCATTCTGGGCGATGGTAGCGTGGCGCTGATTGTGGATGTCTCAGCACTGCAATCGTTGAACCGTGAAAAGCGTGTGGCCGGTGCCGCAGCGTAA
- the cheW gene encoding chemotaxis protein CheW has protein sequence MTDMATVTKIAGETVGQEFLVFTLGDEEYGIDILKVQEIRGYDQVTRIANTPEFIKGVTNLRGVIVPIIDLRVKFSQPDVDYNENTVVIVLNLEQRVVGIVVDGVSDVLSLTQEQIRPSPEFAVTMSTEYLTGLGALGERMLILVDIEKLLSSEEMALVDNLRTA, from the coding sequence ATGACTGACATGGCAACCGTGACCAAAATCGCTGGCGAAACCGTCGGCCAGGAGTTCTTAGTTTTCACACTGGGTGACGAAGAGTACGGCATCGACATTCTGAAAGTGCAGGAGATCCGCGGCTACGATCAGGTAACCCGCATCGCGAACACGCCAGAGTTCATCAAAGGCGTCACCAACCTGCGCGGCGTGATTGTGCCCATTATCGACCTGCGCGTGAAATTCTCGCAGCCGGACGTGGATTACAACGAGAACACCGTGGTGATCGTGCTGAATCTTGAGCAGCGCGTGGTGGGGATTGTGGTTGACGGCGTTTCTGACGTGCTGTCGCTGACTCAGGAGCAGATTCGTCCTTCACCGGAATTTGCGGTCACCATGTCTACCGAGTACCTGACCGGTCTGGGTGCGCTGGGTGAACGTATGCTGATTCTGGTCGACATCGAAAAGCTGCTGAGCAGTGAAGAGATGGCGCTAGTGGATAACCTGCGTACCGCCTAA
- a CDS encoding methyl-accepting chemotaxis protein: MFTRIRVVTSLLLVLLVFGFLQLASGSLFFKALSDDKNSFNVSQLASKNTAAINDAYMSLNQSRVVLTRIQLRMATSKLSGSEADVAGLYNDSKAFQKEAADNYQLFKATPDTPGQDAALNKRLDDTYSAYASALGQMQDALVAQDLVQAAKVPVAPSQSAFLKEYRQWRADQDRLTAKGVAANSSAYDHMIWLLTAVLAIVVAVIVLCWFGMRKILITPLNHNIQHIQHIAQGDLTQHIAVVGRNEMSQLAQSLHDMQQSLVRTVSDVRDGSDAIFTGASEISAGNNDLSARTEEQAASLEQTAASMEQLTATVKQNAENARQASQLALSASETAQKGGDVVQGVVRTMSDIAGSSKKIADITSVIDGIAFQTNILALNAAVEAARAGEQGRGFAVVAGEVRNLAQRSAQAAKEIKGLIEDSVSRVNSGSALVGTAGETMSDIVNAVTRVTDIMGEIASASDEQSRGIDQVGQAVTEMDRVTQQNASLVEESAAAAASLEEQASRLSQSVAVFRVPRAAQAQPKAGVRHPQIAPPTLSAPRKAVIAAAGDSNWETF; encoded by the coding sequence ATGTTTACAAGAATCCGCGTTGTCACCAGCTTATTGCTGGTGTTGTTGGTATTTGGTTTTCTGCAATTGGCATCCGGCTCGCTGTTTTTTAAAGCGCTAAGTGATGACAAAAACAGTTTCAACGTTTCACAACTGGCGAGCAAAAACACCGCCGCCATCAACGACGCCTACATGAGCCTCAATCAGAGCCGTGTGGTGTTAACCCGCATTCAGTTGCGCATGGCGACCAGCAAGCTCAGCGGCAGTGAAGCGGATGTGGCCGGTTTATATAACGACAGCAAAGCCTTCCAGAAAGAGGCCGCTGATAACTATCAGCTGTTTAAAGCCACGCCGGATACGCCGGGGCAGGATGCCGCGCTTAACAAGCGTCTGGATGACACCTATTCTGCTTATGCCAGCGCGCTGGGCCAGATGCAGGATGCGCTGGTAGCACAAGATCTGGTGCAGGCCGCGAAAGTGCCGGTGGCGCCAAGCCAGAGTGCGTTCCTGAAAGAGTACCGCCAGTGGCGTGCCGATCAGGACCGTTTGACGGCGAAGGGCGTCGCCGCCAACAGCTCTGCCTACGATCATATGATCTGGCTGCTGACTGCGGTGTTGGCGATCGTGGTGGCGGTGATTGTGCTGTGCTGGTTTGGCATGCGCAAAATTCTGATCACGCCGCTCAACCACAACATTCAGCATATTCAGCACATTGCGCAGGGCGATTTAACGCAGCACATTGCGGTTGTTGGGCGCAATGAAATGAGCCAGCTGGCGCAAAGCCTGCATGATATGCAGCAGTCGCTGGTACGCACGGTAAGTGATGTGCGTGACGGATCGGATGCCATCTTTACCGGAGCCAGTGAGATTTCGGCGGGCAATAACGATCTCTCGGCACGTACCGAAGAGCAGGCGGCCTCGCTGGAACAGACCGCCGCCAGCATGGAACAGCTGACCGCCACCGTGAAGCAGAACGCGGAAAATGCGCGTCAGGCTTCGCAGCTGGCGCTGAGTGCCTCTGAAACCGCGCAGAAGGGTGGCGATGTGGTGCAAGGCGTGGTGCGTACCATGAGCGACATCGCCGGCAGCTCGAAGAAGATTGCTGACATCACCAGCGTCATCGACGGCATCGCCTTCCAGACCAACATTCTGGCACTCAATGCGGCGGTAGAAGCGGCGCGTGCCGGTGAACAAGGCCGTGGATTTGCGGTGGTAGCAGGCGAAGTGCGAAATCTGGCGCAGCGCAGCGCACAGGCGGCCAAAGAGATCAAAGGGCTGATTGAAGACTCCGTCAGCCGCGTTAACAGCGGCTCAGCGCTGGTGGGTACCGCCGGTGAAACCATGAGCGATATCGTCAATGCGGTCACCCGCGTGACGGATATTATGGGCGAAATTGCCTCGGCATCGGATGAGCAGAGTCGTGGTATCGACCAGGTGGGTCAGGCGGTGACGGAGATGGATCGTGTGACGCAGCAGAACGCCTCGCTGGTAGAAGAGTCTGCCGCAGCGGCGGCCTCACTGGAAGAGCAGGCCAGCCGCTTGAGCCAGTCGGTGGCGGTGTTCCGCGTACCGCGCGCGGCACAAGCACAGCCGAAAGCCGGCGTACGTCATCCGCAGATTGCACCGCCCACCTTGAGCGCACCGCGTAAAGCGGTGATCGCCGCTGCAGGCGACAGTAATTGGGAAACGTTCTAA